From Rhinoraja longicauda isolate Sanriku21f chromosome 24, sRhiLon1.1, whole genome shotgun sequence, one genomic window encodes:
- the LOC144605218 gene encoding putative G-protein coupled receptor 139: MERNSQTVEYNVTEIDRDLVSKGWYGTVNIVTIVILSRGKCGLSKGISRYLVGMAASDLLVVLFDLILRQIPIAYRDYFMFLRSIRICNIHAIVLHTATDCSVWFTVTFTFDRFVAICCQKLKTKYCTERTAAVVLGTVSVLSSLKNITWYFMLTAEYSLAYARWFCMPRVQLVESQVWGAIELLHYILTPVIPFILVLSLNALTIRHVLVASRARKRLRDTSSRENPSDPEMESRRKSLILLLVISGNFILLWALFTVFYLWNRLRVLNSVPTFPPRSMQELCFMLQLLSCCTNTALYAVTQTMFREQLKDVIRYPFTLLRKCTKCSEKPQNRSY; encoded by the exons ATGGAGCGGAATTCGCAAACAGTAGAGTACAATGTTACAGAAATAGATCGGGATCTGGTATCAAAGGGATGGTACGGTACCG TGAATATAGtgacgattgtgatcctgtcccggggaaagtgtggtCTTTCCAAAGGTATCAGTCGCTACCTGGTGGGCATGGCAGCGTCCGATCTACTGGTGGTTCTCTTCGATCTGATACTGAGGCAGATTCCGATTGCATATCGGGATTATTTCATGTTCCTGCGCTCCATCCGCATCTGTAATATCCACGCTATCGTTCTTCACACAGCTACTGAttgctctgtctggttcaccgtcacgtttacctttgatcgatttgtggccatttgttgccagaagctgaaaactaaatattgcaccgagagaacggcggctgtGGTTCTCGGGACAGTGAGTGTATTGAGCTCTTTAAAGAACATTACATGGTATTTTATGCTCACCGCCGAATATTCACTCGCCTATGCCCGCTGGTTTTGCATGCCAAGAGTCCAACTTGTGGAATCACAGGTTTGGGGAGCGATCGAACTCCTACATTACATCCTTACCCCGGTGATCCCATTTATACTAGTTCTGTCACTTAATGCTTTAACCATCAGGCATGTTTTAGTGGCCAGCAGAGCCCGCAAGAGACTCCGGGACACCAGCAGCCGGGAGAATCCCAGCGACCCAGAGATGGAGAGTCGCAGGAAATCCCTCATATTATTGCTTGTCATTTCAGGCAATTTCATCCTGTTGTGGGCGCTGTTTACAGTGTTCTATCTATGGAACCGACTGCGGGTGTTGAATTCTGTGCCTACGTTTCCTCCTAGGTCGATGCAAGAACTTTGTTTCATGCTGCAGCTCCTGAGCTGCTGCACAAACACTGCCCTTTACGCTGTGACCCAGACTATGTTTAGGGAACAACTGAAGGATGTGATCAGATATCCTTTTACCTTACTTAGAAAATGCACCAAGTGCTCAGAGAAACCGCAAAATCGCAGTTACTGA
- the LOC144605217 gene encoding putative G-protein coupled receptor 139 translates to MEPGVSTMDTNLGTREWTKRGMERNIFWMSQYIFANFDGLTLNLRIAYALITIKLIYYPLLAIIAVPVNLVTIVILSRGKSGLSKCVTRYLVAMAAADLLVVVFDVIMRKIPIAYRDHFTFLRSIPVCNIHAILLYTATDCSVWFTVMFTFDRFVAICCQKLKNKYCQERTAALVLGTVTVLNFLKNITWHFMLTSEYSLAYAVWFCMPRARLVKSPVWAGIELLHYLFTPIIPFALVLLLNALTIRYVLVASRSRKRLRAPNHGDSARDPEMENRRKSLILLLVISGNFILLWALFTVYYVWNRLRFLGLVVAIPPAAMRQLCFMLQLLSCCTNTALYVVTQAKFREQLRDVMSFPRILTIKCFQS, encoded by the exons ATGGAGCCTGGTGTTTCAACAATGGACACGAATCTGGGAACAAGAGAATGGACTAAAAGAGGAATGGAGAGGAATATCTTCTGGATGTCCCAATATATCTTTGCAAATTTTGACGGTCTGACTTTGAACCTGCGGATTGCTTATGCACTCATTACCATTAAACTAATTTATTATCCTCTTCTCGCCATTATTGCTGTTCCTG TTAACTTGGTGACGATTGTAATACTATCCAGGGGAAAGAGCGGTCTCTCCAAGTGTGTCACTCGCTACCTCGTGGCTATGGCAGCAGCAGATCTACTCGTCGTTGTCTTCGATGTGATTATGAGGAAGATTCCAATTGCTTATCGGGATCATTTCACTTTCTTGCGATCTATCCCGGTATGCAATATTCACGCCATTCTGCTTTATACAGCCACAGATTGCTCCGTTTGGTTCACCGTCATGTTCACCTTTGATcgatttgtggccatttgttgccagaaactgaaaaataaatattgtCAGGAGAGAACAGCGGCTCTGGTTCTCGGAACAGTGACTGTACTGAACTTCTTAAAGAACATCACCTGGCATTTTATGCTCACATCCGAATATTCTCTTGCGTATGCTGTTTGGTTTTGTATGCCAAGAGCCCGCCTCGTGAAATCACCGGTCTGGGCAGGAATCGAACTCCTTCACTACCTTTTCACCCCTATCATCCCATTTGCTCTGGTTCTGCTTCTCAATGCTTTAACCATCAGGTACGTTTTAGTGGCCAGCCGATCCCGCAAGAGACTTCGGGCACCCAATCATGGGGATAGTGCGAGAGACCCAGAGATGGAGAACCGTCGGAAATCCCTCATTTTACTGCTGGTTATCTCGGGAAATTTTATCCTGTTATGGGCTCTATTCACGGTGTATTACGTGTGGAACCGACTGCGATTTTTGGGGCTGGTGGTTGCAATTCCACCAGCAGCTATGCGACAACTCTGCTTCATGCTGCAGCTCctgagctgctgcaccaacacagctCTTTACGTCGTGACTCAGGCTAAATTTAGGGAACAACTAAGAGATGTGATGTCATTTCCACGGATTTTAACTATAAAATGCTTTCAGTCCTAA